The following proteins are encoded in a genomic region of Sulfurospirillum arsenophilum NBRC 109478:
- a CDS encoding septal ring lytic transglycosylase RlpA family protein, which translates to MSFQKTSGLSLCVIMLLSFYGCASKNDSHAYRGPRPTPTMAAPEGSGAINDSAAMHRATMRPYTIDGKSYTPTMVSVGDYFSGISSWYGKDFHGKKTSNGEVYNMYEMTAAHKTLPMNTMLKVTNLKNSKSIVVRVNDRGPFVGTRMIDLSYTAATRIDLVANGTGPVGIEVIGFAGVVAPAGAPKQSVVETDYLIQIGAFRNKEGATRFAQSNMNVNNRYNAIIKEGTFENEPIYRVWLKGFGSEAEASDFIAKGPHKGSFIVRE; encoded by the coding sequence TTGTCATTCCAAAAAACTAGTGGATTAAGCCTTTGTGTCATCATGCTTTTGTCTTTTTATGGATGTGCTTCTAAAAACGATAGTCATGCTTATCGTGGTCCAAGGCCTACCCCAACAATGGCTGCACCTGAGGGTAGCGGAGCTATTAATGACTCGGCTGCAATGCATAGAGCCACGATGAGACCTTATACCATTGATGGTAAATCGTATACTCCAACAATGGTGAGTGTTGGGGATTATTTTAGTGGAATTTCGAGTTGGTACGGTAAAGATTTTCATGGTAAAAAAACTTCTAATGGTGAAGTGTATAATATGTATGAAATGACCGCAGCACATAAAACACTCCCTATGAATACGATGCTTAAAGTCACCAATCTTAAAAACAGTAAGAGTATTGTGGTACGCGTCAATGATCGTGGCCCTTTTGTAGGTACACGTATGATTGACCTTTCGTATACTGCAGCAACTCGCATTGATCTTGTTGCCAATGGAACAGGACCCGTAGGGATTGAAGTTATCGGTTTTGCCGGTGTGGTCGCACCTGCAGGTGCGCCAAAACAGAGTGTCGTCGAGACAGATTATCTCATCCAAATTGGCGCATTTAGAAATAAAGAGGGCGCAACAAGGTTTGCTCAAAGCAATATGAATGTCAATAATCGCTACAATGCAATTATTAAAGAAGGAACATTTGAAAATGAGCCGATATATCGTGTATGGCTCAAAGGATTTGGCAGTGAAGCTGAAGCCTCTGACTTTATTGCAAAAGGGCCGCATAAAGGCTCATTTATCGTAAGGGAATAA
- the yihA gene encoding ribosome biogenesis GTP-binding protein YihA/YsxC has product MIKVKDAFFVKSASKMEETTPEGMSEVAFIGRSNVGKSSIINALTNKKGLAKSSSTPGKTRLINFFQIVLAQDEKTYYAQLVDLPGFGYAKVSHSLKAEWQKNLTDYIKKRVSIRVFVHLVDSRHPFLEIDQAVHNYLSEIVRPDQTILRIFTKLDKLKQSEISIIKKNYPDAILVSSSSKKGVDKALAAIFETLFGAES; this is encoded by the coding sequence GTGATCAAAGTCAAAGACGCCTTCTTTGTGAAGTCTGCTTCAAAAATGGAGGAGACAACACCTGAGGGGATGAGTGAAGTTGCTTTTATTGGTCGTAGTAATGTGGGTAAAAGTTCTATCATTAATGCACTCACCAATAAAAAAGGGCTTGCAAAAAGTTCATCAACACCTGGAAAAACACGTCTCATTAACTTCTTTCAGATTGTGTTAGCACAAGATGAAAAAACATATTATGCGCAACTGGTGGATTTACCAGGGTTTGGTTATGCCAAAGTTTCTCACAGCCTTAAAGCAGAGTGGCAGAAAAATCTGACGGATTACATTAAAAAACGTGTTTCCATTCGTGTTTTTGTGCATCTGGTTGATTCAAGACACCCTTTTTTAGAGATAGATCAAGCGGTGCATAACTATTTGAGCGAGATTGTAAGACCCGATCAGACAATTTTACGTATTTTTACCAAACTTGATAAATTAAAACAGAGTGAAATCAGTATTATCAAAAAAAATTATCCCGACGCAATTTTGGTTTCAAGTAGCAGCAAGAAAGGTGTTGATAAGGCCTTAGCAGCTATTTTTGAAACGCTTTTTGGAGCAGAATCATGA
- a CDS encoding N-acetyltransferase, translating to MISYTKAKLSDIVQMQDLVKPEVEKGIILFRSSDEMATNIRSYILAKENEQIIGFGALHFHADDLAEIRSLMVKDGFRGHGIGKGIIQNLLIEGENLGVKKVFTLTYQKAFFESVGFTEIPKEALPTHKIWADCIKCKHFPICDEIALIKTI from the coding sequence ATGATTTCTTATACCAAAGCAAAACTCAGTGATATTGTCCAAATGCAAGATCTTGTCAAACCAGAAGTGGAGAAGGGCATTATTCTCTTTCGCAGTTCTGATGAAATGGCAACCAATATTCGCTCGTACATTCTTGCCAAAGAGAATGAGCAGATCATCGGATTTGGAGCGCTGCATTTTCATGCCGATGATTTGGCAGAGATACGAAGCCTTATGGTCAAAGATGGCTTTAGAGGTCATGGTATTGGCAAAGGAATTATTCAAAATCTCCTCATTGAAGGAGAGAATTTAGGTGTTAAAAAAGTCTTTACATTAACTTATCAAAAAGCATTTTTTGAGTCCGTTGGTTTTACTGAAATCCCCAAAGAAGCACTGCCTACACATAAAATTTGGGCAGATTGTATTAAATGCAAACATTTTCCAATATGCGACGAAATAGCGCTGATCAAAACTATCTAA
- the hisB gene encoding imidazoleglycerol-phosphate dehydratase HisB: MQTLQRITKETHISVELEINGTGKAVIETGIGFFDHMLEAFAKHSLMDLTLTCKGDTHIDFHHSVEDVGIVLGQALRASLYPISGVERYGNAVVVMDEAAVECALDLSNRPYLVYDVEMEGKVGEFDVELAEEFFRALMVNAGISAHIVARRGKNRHHLLEAAFKAFAVALRRSLVKNERVGIPSTKGVL, encoded by the coding sequence ATGCAGACATTACAACGCATTACCAAAGAGACACACATCAGTGTTGAATTAGAGATTAATGGTACAGGAAAAGCAGTTATTGAGACGGGAATTGGTTTTTTTGACCATATGCTTGAAGCTTTTGCTAAACACTCTTTGATGGATTTGACGCTTACATGTAAAGGTGATACACACATTGATTTTCACCATAGTGTTGAAGATGTAGGTATTGTTTTAGGGCAAGCACTTCGTGCTTCTTTGTATCCTATTTCTGGTGTCGAGCGTTATGGGAATGCTGTTGTTGTGATGGATGAAGCCGCTGTTGAGTGCGCCTTGGATCTTAGTAATCGCCCTTACTTAGTCTATGATGTTGAGATGGAAGGTAAAGTGGGTGAGTTTGATGTCGAGCTTGCCGAAGAGTTTTTTAGGGCGCTCATGGTCAATGCTGGCATTAGCGCACATATCGTTGCGCGTCGAGGTAAAAACAGACATCATCTTTTAGAAGCGGCGTTTAAAGCGTTTGCGGTAGCCCTTCGTCGAAGTTTAGTGAAAAATGAGCGTGTGGGAATTCCCAGTACAAAGGGTGTATTGTAA
- a CDS encoding LPS export ABC transporter periplasmic protein LptC yields the protein MILFFGMMLFLIIKEPYTINVVDNNGNLIPEIELFNAQNYQIKEGLIESIVRSERVARYQDFDKLYVINADHKTKEGLLGKLTSDEGILQDHVMHFKTNSHYYRNDGVSLDGEDIFYDLKKEVLSSEKPFVFAQQQSRSHGLSFVYQMKEGTISATNIHSFIQQQVGKKK from the coding sequence ATGATTCTCTTTTTTGGGATGATGCTTTTTTTAATCATTAAAGAACCTTATACGATTAATGTGGTCGATAATAATGGCAATTTAATTCCCGAAATTGAACTCTTCAATGCCCAAAATTATCAGATTAAAGAGGGTCTTATTGAGAGTATTGTACGCTCTGAGCGCGTAGCTCGCTATCAAGATTTTGATAAACTTTATGTTATTAACGCAGATCATAAAACGAAAGAGGGTTTGCTAGGAAAACTCACTTCTGACGAAGGTATTTTGCAAGATCATGTAATGCATTTTAAAACCAACTCTCACTATTATCGAAATGATGGTGTCTCTTTGGATGGGGAAGATATCTTTTACGATCTTAAAAAAGAGGTTTTAAGCAGTGAAAAACCTTTTGTTTTTGCACAGCAGCAAAGCCGTAGCCATGGGCTTTCATTTGTTTATCAGATGAAAGAAGGCACAATAAGTGCTACTAATATACATTCGTTTATACAACAACAAGTAGGGAAGAAGAAGTAG
- a CDS encoding TatD family hydrolase has translation MIIDTHCHLDDARFRDDVDAVIQKAYEQGVQGIIIPGADIDDLGYAQELAHRYEHIFFAAGIHPYHHEQYDEKILRTFLKDEKCIAVGECGLDYFRLPEDAEEKHAEKQIQQEIFAKQIALAREIKKPLIVHIRDANEDSRRLLVEGKAHEVGGVLHCYNASKHLLDLANSDFYFGIGGVLTFKNAKNLVEVLPLIPKEKLLLETDAPYLTPMPYRGERNEPAYTLLVAEKMAELLNMSVTELHNLTSKNAFTLFKALEKIKLATI, from the coding sequence ATGATTATTGATACCCACTGTCATTTAGATGATGCTCGTTTTCGCGACGATGTGGATGCTGTTATACAAAAAGCTTATGAACAAGGTGTACAAGGCATCATTATTCCTGGAGCAGATATTGACGATTTAGGTTATGCCCAAGAGCTTGCTCATCGTTATGAACATATCTTTTTTGCAGCAGGTATTCATCCCTATCACCATGAACAATATGACGAAAAAATTCTTAGAACTTTTTTGAAAGATGAAAAATGTATTGCCGTAGGAGAGTGCGGTTTGGATTATTTTAGACTTCCTGAAGATGCAGAAGAAAAGCACGCCGAAAAGCAAATACAACAAGAAATTTTTGCTAAACAGATTGCTTTAGCACGAGAGATAAAGAAGCCTTTAATCGTTCATATTCGTGATGCCAATGAAGACAGTAGACGCCTTTTAGTGGAAGGCAAGGCACACGAAGTAGGCGGTGTTTTACACTGTTATAACGCTTCAAAGCATCTTTTAGATTTGGCCAATAGTGATTTTTATTTTGGTATTGGTGGCGTTTTAACCTTTAAAAATGCGAAAAATTTAGTAGAAGTTTTACCTCTCATTCCCAAAGAGAAATTACTGCTTGAAACCGACGCTCCTTACCTAACACCCATGCCATATCGAGGAGAGCGCAATGAGCCAGCTTATACACTTTTGGTCGCAGAAAAGATGGCTGAACTTTTAAATATGAGTGTCACTGAACTTCACAATTTGACCTCAAAAAATGCTTTTACACTCTTTAAAGCTTTGGAAAAGATAAAGTTAGCTACAATCTAA
- the ybeY gene encoding rRNA maturation RNase YbeY, with product MLLIENESNTPLHVTILEQICKEHSQKEVELIMIDGKSMHELNLEHRGMDKTTDVLSFPVENFPHAPLGSIVINYELADEKAKELGHTIEEEITLLFIHGMLHLLGFDHEVDNGEMREREKAWIKQYNLPESLIVRTEE from the coding sequence ATGCTACTCATTGAAAATGAATCCAACACCCCTTTACATGTAACGATATTAGAACAAATTTGTAAAGAGCATTCGCAAAAAGAAGTTGAGCTGATTATGATTGATGGCAAAAGCATGCATGAGCTAAACCTAGAGCATCGAGGGATGGATAAAACCACGGATGTGCTCAGCTTCCCCGTAGAAAATTTTCCTCACGCACCACTTGGTTCGATCGTTATTAATTACGAATTAGCAGATGAAAAAGCCAAAGAGCTAGGGCATACGATCGAAGAAGAGATTACACTTTTGTTTATCCATGGAATGCTTCATCTTTTAGGCTTTGATCACGAAGTCGATAACGGTGAGATGCGAGAGAGGGAAAAAGCGTGGATAAAGCAGTATAATTTACCAGAAAGTTTGATTGTTCGTACAGAGGAGTAG
- a CDS encoding DJ-1/PfpI family protein, translating into MITIGIVIFPNVEELDFVAPFEVLSYINKIQSNSTKVLLIAPTLEPVHAFNGLRVLPDVSLENCPKVDILLFPGGKGRTQWMKEPSMQDFIKQHKEEVTYLASVCTGAFFLAEAGVLLGKEATTYHSAFDELSRYGVNVVSSKVVQDGKVITAGGVSSGIELGFYLLRELFGVALAQEVAEKIEYSIDVSAL; encoded by the coding sequence ATGATTACCATCGGTATTGTCATCTTCCCAAACGTCGAAGAGCTTGATTTTGTGGCCCCCTTCGAAGTACTGAGTTACATCAACAAAATACAGTCCAATAGCACGAAAGTTCTCTTAATCGCACCAACACTTGAGCCTGTTCATGCCTTTAACGGTCTTAGAGTTCTTCCCGACGTTAGTTTGGAGAATTGCCCAAAGGTCGATATTTTGCTTTTTCCTGGTGGAAAAGGTCGTACGCAATGGATGAAAGAGCCCTCTATGCAAGACTTTATCAAACAACACAAAGAAGAGGTCACTTACCTTGCTTCTGTCTGCACAGGAGCATTTTTCCTTGCGGAAGCTGGCGTGTTGTTGGGGAAAGAAGCTACCACCTACCACAGCGCTTTTGATGAGCTTTCACGCTATGGCGTTAATGTTGTTTCATCTAAAGTGGTTCAAGATGGGAAGGTTATTACCGCAGGAGGAGTGAGCTCTGGAATAGAGTTAGGGTTTTACCTTTTGCGTGAACTTTTTGGTGTAGCTTTAGCCCAAGAAGTTGCAGAAAAAATCGAATACAGTATCGACGTGAGCGCACTTTAA
- the lptA gene encoding lipopolysaccharide transport periplasmic protein LptA: MKKLIALCLCASSMLIAAEVEVTADKFFADESKKISIFEGHVVVIKEGDKLTAKKIVIEFDDKKQPLRYIATGDAKGNLTMNQKKYYGEAEKMTYEPNKSLYTLEKKAFLHEIETDKKVYGDFIRVDQISGQYQVDGKGAAPVKFIFKVEDKKQ; the protein is encoded by the coding sequence ATGAAAAAACTTATAGCACTCTGTTTATGCGCTTCAAGTATGCTTATAGCCGCTGAAGTTGAGGTGACAGCTGATAAATTTTTTGCGGATGAAAGTAAAAAAATCAGTATTTTTGAAGGGCACGTTGTTGTCATAAAAGAGGGCGATAAACTAACCGCTAAAAAAATAGTGATAGAGTTTGATGATAAAAAACAACCTCTTCGTTATATTGCTACAGGCGATGCCAAAGGCAATTTGACAATGAACCAGAAGAAGTATTATGGCGAAGCTGAAAAGATGACCTATGAGCCAAACAAAAGCCTTTATACATTAGAGAAAAAAGCTTTTTTACATGAGATTGAGACCGATAAAAAAGTCTATGGTGATTTTATTCGCGTAGATCAGATCAGCGGGCAGTATCAAGTGGATGGAAAAGGTGCAGCACCTGTCAAATTTATCTTCAAAGTTGAGGATAAAAAACAGTGA
- a CDS encoding lytic transglycosylase domain-containing protein, giving the protein MYKVFLTLFLLFQSLHAFLNTDNNYEKQLTALKNFDLPNTFLKDSIFISMNEDVEIYKTKHFLRELESGDRFVPVLQKKMKEAGVPPEFLYLAMTESSFDPFSSSSAKASGIWQFIPETARRYGLVENAYVDERRDPIKSTEAAIVYLQRLHDLFGKWYLAALAYNCGEGTVTKAIAKAGTDDINVLLDESQKYLPKESRLYIRKILMMSFISGSTDIMLDNGSEYLLNRANNATFVSVPVPSGTHLKDVSETIGISLRELKSYNPHLKHAFTSPIGTKSYLYIPQDRQVVFTQNFDQTKQPQKYAVYTAQKGDSLQSVAKKYGMSSQSLMDLNSFKTANLKPKTEIIVPMGSAMPVIASAPSGSAEKMYIIKAGDTIETVSKKYDVPVAQLLKANNKKNALVKVGESIVIPKN; this is encoded by the coding sequence ATGTATAAGGTTTTTTTAACCCTTTTTCTTCTGTTTCAGAGTCTCCATGCGTTTTTAAATACCGACAATAACTACGAAAAACAACTTACCGCCCTTAAAAATTTCGATCTTCCAAATACCTTTTTGAAAGATTCCATTTTCATCTCAATGAATGAAGATGTCGAAATTTATAAGACAAAGCACTTCTTGCGCGAGCTAGAAAGCGGTGATAGGTTTGTTCCCGTTTTACAAAAAAAGATGAAAGAAGCTGGCGTTCCACCAGAGTTTTTATACCTTGCAATGACAGAGTCTAGTTTTGATCCTTTTTCATCTTCTTCCGCGAAGGCTTCAGGTATTTGGCAATTCATTCCTGAAACAGCTCGCCGTTATGGTTTAGTGGAAAATGCTTATGTTGATGAGAGACGTGATCCTATTAAATCAACAGAAGCGGCAATTGTTTATTTACAACGACTCCATGACCTTTTTGGTAAGTGGTATCTCGCAGCATTAGCCTATAATTGTGGTGAAGGCACTGTCACTAAGGCAATCGCCAAAGCAGGTACAGATGATATTAATGTTCTCTTAGATGAGAGCCAAAAGTACCTTCCCAAGGAAAGCAGACTTTACATTCGCAAAATTTTGATGATGAGCTTTATTTCGGGCAGTACAGACATTATGCTTGACAATGGCTCTGAATACCTTTTAAATAGAGCCAATAATGCAACTTTCGTTTCAGTTCCAGTTCCAAGTGGTACACATCTTAAGGATGTATCTGAAACGATTGGTATCTCGTTACGCGAACTAAAATCGTACAATCCACATCTTAAACATGCGTTTACCTCTCCTATTGGGACAAAGAGCTACCTTTACATTCCGCAAGATCGCCAAGTTGTGTTTACCCAAAATTTTGATCAAACTAAACAGCCTCAAAAATATGCTGTTTATACTGCCCAAAAAGGGGACTCTCTTCAAAGTGTTGCTAAAAAATATGGTATGAGTTCTCAGTCTTTAATGGATCTCAATAGTTTCAAAACTGCTAACCTCAAACCAAAAACTGAAATTATTGTGCCGATGGGTTCAGCGATGCCTGTAATTGCATCTGCACCTTCTGGTAGTGCTGAGAAAATGTATATTATTAAAGCGGGCGATACCATTGAGACGGTATCAAAAAAATACGATGTCCCTGTAGCCCAATTGCTCAAAGCTAATAATAAAAAGAATGCACTTGTGAAAGTGGGAGAGAGTATTGTCATTCCAAAAAACTAG
- the mrdA gene encoding penicillin-binding protein 2: MRIKIVLSIFILAWIALLVRVYYISIKSNAYYEEIAKQNAVKVEELAPLRGVILDRKLNPLSVNRLGFSIGIKPRLSFKANRALLDQEIAFLAEALPEFSVKDLTKEYLKADSAYNHDYVEVIGFVPYDKLIPQFAKIAQHDNLRIKITSKRHYPYGSLASHVIGYVGKSNTQDVAEDITAKLVGFSGKTGIEKYYNTVLQGTKGEKKTKVTAFNQEIEQVSKTLPLSNDLVLSLDLELQQYIATLFGDDSGAVVVMNAKNGEILAAASFPEYDLNKFVTGILREEWALLANDLNHPFTNKLVNGLYPPGSIVKMGVGMAMMNSGIISPSTTFESTGTMELGGRVFRDWKKDGHGIISYARAIRESCDDYFYKASLKTGIDNIAPFLSKIGFAAKTGIDLPREFIGVVPSREWKKARFGKGWSQGETLISSIGQGYFLTTPVQVAKYTAFLATGNGVTPHFVRKINDKMIDFPVDPNIVSESEKRFLKVTREGMYDVANVPGGTALRHINVTAPFKIAAKTGTAQVVGLSQTDKKRMREEDMDYYQRSHAWLTTYGPYENPQFVVTVLVEHGGHGGSEGGPIASKVYDKLYQMGYIK; this comes from the coding sequence GTGAGAATTAAGATTGTTCTGAGTATCTTCATTTTGGCGTGGATTGCCCTTTTGGTGAGGGTTTATTATATTAGTATCAAATCGAATGCTTACTATGAAGAGATTGCCAAACAAAATGCTGTAAAAGTAGAAGAATTAGCGCCTTTACGAGGGGTTATTTTAGACCGAAAACTTAACCCTCTCTCTGTGAATCGTTTGGGTTTTTCCATTGGTATAAAACCTAGACTTAGTTTCAAGGCCAATCGTGCTCTGTTAGATCAAGAAATTGCTTTTTTAGCAGAAGCTTTGCCTGAGTTTAGCGTTAAAGATTTAACCAAAGAGTATCTCAAAGCTGATTCTGCATACAATCATGATTATGTTGAAGTCATTGGTTTTGTTCCGTATGACAAGCTCATTCCCCAGTTTGCTAAGATCGCGCAGCATGATAATTTAAGAATTAAAATCACCTCTAAACGGCATTATCCCTACGGTTCGCTCGCTTCTCATGTGATTGGCTATGTTGGAAAGTCAAATACTCAAGATGTCGCCGAAGATATAACAGCAAAATTGGTGGGCTTCTCGGGTAAAACAGGTATAGAAAAGTACTACAATACTGTCTTACAAGGTACCAAAGGCGAGAAAAAAACCAAAGTAACTGCCTTTAACCAAGAGATCGAGCAAGTCAGTAAAACATTGCCGCTTAGTAATGATTTAGTCTTAAGTCTTGATCTTGAATTACAACAATATATTGCAACACTTTTTGGAGATGACAGTGGTGCTGTCGTTGTTATGAATGCCAAAAATGGTGAAATTTTAGCAGCCGCAAGTTTCCCTGAATACGATTTAAATAAGTTTGTCACAGGTATTTTACGTGAAGAGTGGGCACTTTTGGCGAATGATCTTAATCACCCCTTTACCAATAAATTAGTCAATGGTCTTTACCCTCCGGGTTCCATCGTGAAGATGGGTGTGGGTATGGCGATGATGAACTCTGGTATTATCAGTCCTTCAACTACGTTTGAATCAACAGGTACGATGGAGCTAGGTGGAAGGGTGTTTCGTGACTGGAAAAAAGATGGACATGGCATCATCTCTTATGCCCGCGCCATTCGTGAGAGCTGTGATGACTACTTTTACAAAGCAAGCCTCAAAACAGGCATTGATAATATTGCACCATTTCTCTCAAAAATAGGCTTTGCTGCAAAAACAGGTATTGATCTTCCCCGAGAATTCATCGGAGTTGTTCCGAGCCGTGAGTGGAAAAAAGCACGTTTTGGTAAAGGGTGGTCTCAAGGCGAAACACTGATTAGCTCCATCGGGCAAGGGTACTTCCTTACCACACCAGTACAAGTTGCAAAGTACACCGCTTTTTTAGCGACAGGCAATGGCGTGACACCACATTTTGTGCGCAAAATTAACGATAAAATGATTGATTTTCCTGTGGATCCAAATATTGTCAGTGAGAGTGAAAAGCGTTTTTTAAAGGTGACACGTGAAGGTATGTATGACGTTGCCAACGTTCCTGGTGGTACGGCACTTAGACACATTAACGTTACAGCGCCATTTAAGATAGCAGCAAAAACGGGAACAGCACAAGTTGTTGGTCTTTCTCAAACCGATAAAAAGCGTATGCGTGAGGAAGATATGGACTATTACCAACGCTCTCACGCATGGCTCACTACCTATGGACCGTATGAAAACCCTCAATTTGTTGTCACTGTTTTGGTTGAACACGGTGGACATGGTGGGTCTGAAGGTGGTCCGATTGCTTCAAAAGTCTATGACAAACTTTATCAAATGGGCTATATTAAATAA
- a CDS encoding KdsC family phosphatase — MIELLVFDVDGCLTDGGIMYGNGDAEEFKTFNVKDGFGIVSWMKLGRKTAIITGRSSRVVDKRAKELGITYLYQDVKNKKAVLQEILDKEGLSFGQVAAIGDDLNDLSLLKAVGLSFAPADALPMVVKSVDIVLQKEGGKAAVREMIDIVVEKENLSEAFVKLWL, encoded by the coding sequence ATGATTGAATTATTGGTCTTTGATGTCGATGGATGTCTCACAGATGGCGGCATTATGTATGGGAACGGCGATGCGGAAGAATTTAAAACCTTTAATGTTAAGGATGGTTTTGGCATTGTCTCATGGATGAAGCTTGGTCGTAAAACGGCAATCATTACGGGACGTAGTTCTCGCGTGGTAGACAAACGTGCAAAAGAGCTTGGCATCACTTACCTTTATCAAGATGTTAAAAATAAAAAAGCTGTTCTTCAAGAGATATTAGACAAAGAAGGGCTCAGTTTTGGACAGGTTGCTGCCATTGGGGATGATCTTAATGATTTATCTCTTTTAAAAGCTGTGGGGCTTTCGTTTGCTCCTGCTGATGCCTTGCCTATGGTTGTGAAATCAGTCGATATTGTATTGCAAAAAGAGGGCGGTAAAGCGGCGGTGCGAGAGATGATCGACATTGTTGTTGAAAAAGAAAATTTGAGTGAGGCATTTGTAAAACTTTGGCTGTAA